A section of the Rummeliibacillus pycnus genome encodes:
- the topA gene encoding type I DNA topoisomerase: protein MSDYLVIVESPAKAKTIERYLGKKYKVKASVGHVRDLPKSQMGIDTENNYEPRYITIRGKGPVLQDLKTAAKKAKKIYLAADPDREGEAIAWHLATALNIDIKSDCRVVFNEITKDAIKESFKHPRPIDMDLVDAQQARRILDRLVGYNISPLLWKKVKKGLSAGRVQSVAMRLIIDRENEIKDFQPEEFWTIDGNFQKGKQSFDAFFYGNTKEKIKLSNEQEVQQILNQLKGENFEVIKVVKRERKRNASPAFTTSSLQQEAARKLNFRARKTMMLAQQLYEGIDIGKEGTVGLITYMRTDSTRISETAKKEAHEYIEQNYGQEYTTLVTQQAKKSENAQDAHEAIRPTSTVRHPDQLKSVLSRDQLRLYRLIWERFVASQMAPAVLDTVTADLQNGDIIFRATGSNVKFPGFMKLYIEGSDDQKEEKDKLLPPMEKGDIVNSLLIEPKQHFTQPPPRFSEARLVKTLEELGIGRPSTYAPTLDTIQKRGYVTLEAKRFVPTELGEIVHSLVLEFFPGIINIEFTAQMEKDLDSIEDGNVKWVKIIDNFYQNFEKELKHAEIAMEKVEIKDEPAGEDCEECGSPMVFKLGRYGKFMACSNFPECRNTKAIVKEIGVKCPKCKEGEIVERKSKTKRIFYGCNRYPECDFVSWDKPINRPCPKCNELLVEKKIKKGIQVQCTSCDYKEEPTQ from the coding sequence ATGTCGGATTATTTAGTTATAGTGGAGTCGCCTGCAAAAGCAAAAACAATCGAGCGATACTTAGGAAAAAAATATAAAGTAAAGGCTTCTGTTGGTCATGTTCGTGATCTTCCAAAAAGCCAAATGGGTATTGATACAGAAAATAATTATGAGCCAAGATATATTACTATTCGGGGTAAAGGACCTGTATTGCAAGATTTAAAAACAGCAGCTAAAAAAGCAAAAAAAATCTATCTCGCAGCCGATCCAGACCGTGAAGGAGAAGCAATTGCTTGGCACTTAGCAACAGCTCTTAATATTGATATTAAATCTGATTGTCGAGTCGTGTTTAATGAAATCACAAAAGATGCGATAAAAGAATCTTTTAAGCATCCACGACCAATCGATATGGATTTAGTAGATGCACAACAAGCAAGACGGATTTTAGATCGTCTTGTTGGGTATAATATTAGCCCATTACTATGGAAGAAAGTCAAAAAAGGCTTATCAGCAGGTCGTGTTCAATCAGTTGCAATGCGTTTAATTATTGACCGAGAAAATGAAATCAAAGATTTTCAACCAGAGGAATTCTGGACTATTGATGGCAACTTCCAAAAAGGTAAGCAATCATTTGATGCATTTTTCTATGGAAATACAAAGGAAAAGATAAAATTATCAAATGAACAAGAAGTTCAGCAGATTCTTAACCAGTTAAAAGGCGAGAATTTTGAGGTAATAAAAGTAGTTAAACGTGAACGTAAAAGGAATGCCTCACCTGCTTTTACTACTTCATCATTGCAACAAGAAGCAGCACGTAAGTTAAACTTTCGAGCACGTAAAACAATGATGCTTGCTCAACAACTATATGAAGGTATTGATATTGGTAAAGAAGGTACAGTAGGTTTAATCACGTATATGCGTACGGATTCTACTCGTATTTCTGAAACAGCTAAAAAAGAAGCACATGAATATATTGAACAAAATTATGGTCAGGAATACACAACGTTAGTTACGCAACAAGCAAAAAAATCAGAAAATGCTCAAGATGCTCATGAAGCAATTCGTCCTACGAGTACGGTACGTCACCCAGATCAGTTGAAATCTGTATTGTCCAGAGACCAATTAAGATTATACCGATTAATTTGGGAGCGATTTGTTGCGAGTCAAATGGCACCCGCAGTATTAGATACTGTAACTGCAGATTTACAAAATGGTGATATTATTTTCCGTGCCACTGGTTCAAATGTGAAATTTCCTGGTTTCATGAAACTTTACATTGAAGGATCTGACGATCAGAAAGAAGAGAAAGATAAACTTCTGCCTCCGATGGAGAAAGGAGATATCGTGAATAGTTTACTAATTGAACCAAAACAGCACTTCACTCAACCACCACCACGATTCTCAGAAGCACGTCTTGTTAAAACACTTGAAGAACTAGGAATTGGGCGACCATCCACATATGCACCAACTTTAGATACTATTCAAAAACGTGGATATGTAACCTTAGAGGCAAAACGTTTTGTTCCAACTGAACTTGGTGAAATTGTTCATTCCTTAGTTCTTGAATTTTTCCCTGGTATTATTAATATCGAATTTACTGCACAAATGGAAAAAGATTTAGATAGTATTGAAGATGGAAATGTAAAATGGGTAAAAATCATCGATAATTTTTATCAAAACTTTGAAAAAGAATTGAAACATGCAGAAATTGCAATGGAAAAAGTAGAAATCAAGGATGAACCGGCAGGCGAAGATTGTGAAGAATGTGGCTCACCGATGGTTTTTAAACTAGGCCGTTATGGAAAATTTATGGCATGTAGTAATTTTCCGGAATGTCGTAATACAAAAGCAATTGTGAAAGAAATCGGTGTAAAATGTCCAAAATGTAAAGAGGGCGAAATTGTCGAAAGAAAGAGTAAGACAAAACGTATCTTCTATGGATGTAATCGTTATCCAGAATGTGATTTTGTATCTTGGGATAAGCCAATTAACCGACCTTGTCCAAAATGTAATGAATTATTAGTAGAAAAGAAAATAAAAAAAGGTATTCAAGTCCAATGTACAAGTTGTGACTATAAAGAAGAACCGACACAATGA
- the xerC gene encoding tyrosine recombinase XerC codes for MNIQFEQALEQFVTYIQLEKNFSPLTVRDYRADILEFFAFLQVEVVADLAQVEYIHARLYVTKLYEEKKARTTISRKISSIRSFFKFLNKEYDLDDTAFQALYHPKKEVRLPHFFYEEELTKLFEANEGSDPKSLRNMAILELLYATGIRVSELTSIDLKDIDFSLNILRVMGKGRKERYVPFGHYAADAIEHYIDESRPKLTKGIQHSRLFVNMRGGALTARGVRYILNDMMKQAELHTTIHPHMLRHTFATHLLDNGADLRTVQELLGHSSLSSTQVYTHVTKEHLRNTYMNAHPRA; via the coding sequence ATGAACATACAATTTGAACAGGCACTTGAACAGTTTGTTACTTATATTCAACTAGAAAAAAACTTTTCACCTTTAACAGTTCGAGACTATCGAGCGGATATACTCGAATTTTTCGCATTTCTGCAAGTAGAAGTTGTGGCAGATTTAGCTCAAGTAGAATACATACATGCTAGACTTTATGTGACTAAATTGTATGAAGAAAAAAAAGCGAGAACAACAATCTCAAGAAAAATCTCTTCTATTCGTTCCTTTTTTAAATTTTTAAATAAGGAATATGATTTGGATGACACTGCATTTCAAGCACTATATCATCCAAAAAAAGAAGTAAGATTGCCACATTTTTTTTATGAAGAAGAACTAACGAAACTTTTCGAAGCCAATGAAGGCTCAGATCCAAAATCATTACGCAATATGGCTATATTAGAACTTTTATATGCTACAGGTATACGTGTAAGTGAACTTACATCCATTGATTTAAAGGACATTGATTTTTCATTGAATATCCTTAGAGTGATGGGGAAAGGTAGAAAAGAGCGATATGTCCCATTTGGGCATTATGCAGCAGATGCAATTGAACACTATATAGATGAGTCTCGTCCAAAACTTACAAAAGGCATACAACATTCTAGGCTATTTGTTAATATGCGAGGAGGCGCTCTTACAGCTAGAGGTGTTCGTTATATATTAAATGATATGATGAAACAAGCAGAGTTGCATACAACAATCCATCCACATATGTTAAGACACACTTTTGCAACACACCTTTTAGACAATGGAGCAGATTTAAGAACAGTTCAAGAGTTATTGGGTCATTCAAGTTTGTCTTCAACACAAGTTTATACGCATGTAACGAAAGAACATCTTCGAAACACATATATGAATGCTCACCCTAGAGCGTAA
- the dprA gene encoding DNA-processing protein DprA — MLDDNFTERLLALHYVFPVPLNRLQALIDVDPDLQRLEKMTVQEIARYLKLSVEKSKHLQENYVNTLISPLKQAYEAHNIFPIPFNHPMYPNKLLALYDPPVVLYTKGLFDILKNWRRIAIVGSRQATSYSEKILNYIVPPLIDHDYVIVSGLAKGADRMAHESAIHFAGKTIAVLGHGLFHLYPKENQKLAEIMAQEHLLISEYPPYVKPQKWYFPMRNRIISGLSEGILVTEAAEKSGTLSTIEHGLENGKHIFVVPGDITKPLSKGPNKLLLEGAMPVWNGYQIIEEIEGFLLSK, encoded by the coding sequence ATGTTAGATGATAATTTTACAGAAAGATTACTAGCATTACATTACGTTTTTCCTGTTCCCCTAAACAGGTTACAAGCATTGATTGACGTAGATCCGGATTTACAAAGACTAGAGAAGATGACTGTTCAAGAGATTGCTAGATATTTGAAACTATCTGTTGAAAAATCAAAACACTTACAAGAAAACTATGTCAATACACTCATATCCCCTTTAAAACAAGCTTATGAGGCTCATAATATCTTCCCCATACCTTTTAACCATCCAATGTATCCCAACAAATTACTTGCATTATATGACCCTCCAGTTGTACTTTATACAAAAGGATTATTTGATATTTTAAAGAATTGGCGTAGAATTGCTATAGTCGGATCAAGACAGGCTACAAGTTATTCTGAGAAAATATTAAACTATATAGTACCACCGTTAATAGATCATGATTATGTTATTGTTAGTGGCTTAGCAAAAGGTGCTGACCGAATGGCTCATGAATCAGCCATTCATTTTGCTGGGAAAACAATCGCAGTACTTGGCCATGGTTTATTTCACTTGTATCCAAAAGAAAACCAAAAACTTGCGGAGATTATGGCGCAAGAACATTTACTGATTAGTGAATATCCACCATATGTAAAACCTCAAAAATGGTATTTTCCAATGCGAAACCGTATTATTAGCGGACTCTCTGAAGGAATACTTGTTACAGAGGCTGCAGAAAAAAGTGGAACTTTAAGTACAATAGAACATGGTTTGGAAAATGGTAAGCATATATTTGTTGTACCTGGTGATATAACGAAACCGCTTTCTAAAGGCCCAAATAAGTTACTTTTAGAAGGTGCAATGCCAGTATGGAATGGCTATCAAATTATAGAAGAAATAGAAGGATTTTTACTTTCTAAATGA
- the trmFO gene encoding FADH(2)-oxidizing methylenetetrahydrofolate--tRNA-(uracil(54)-C(5))-methyltransferase TrmFO, giving the protein MTPIVNVIGAGLAGSEAAWQIAKSGVKVRLYEMRPVKQTPAHHTDKFAELVCSNSLRANNLTNAVGVIKEEMRQLESIVIEAADNCSVPAGGALAVDRHEFSGYITEKVKNHPLVEVIHEEVTEIPKDGITVIATGPLTSKALAEKIQNITGEDYLYFYDAAAPIIEKDSIDMDKVYLKSRYDKGEAAYLNCPMNKEEFYAFRQALVEAEKAPLKEFEKEKYFEGCMPIEVMAERGEKTMLFGPMKPVGLEDPKTDKRPYAVVQLRQDDAAGTLYNIVGFQTHLKWGEQKRVFSMIPGLENVEIVRYGVMHRNTFINSPKVLAPTYQLKSHPNIFFAGQMTGVEGYVESAGSGLIAGVNAAHLALEQELCIFPAETALGSMARYITEADSKHFQPMNVNFGLFPSLGEKIKSKQERGEKQAERALNALRNFKALTNI; this is encoded by the coding sequence ATGACACCAATAGTAAATGTTATCGGAGCAGGTTTAGCTGGAAGTGAGGCAGCATGGCAAATTGCTAAAAGTGGTGTGAAAGTACGCCTTTACGAAATGCGACCCGTTAAACAAACACCTGCACACCATACAGATAAATTTGCAGAACTTGTTTGTAGTAACTCACTTCGTGCAAATAATTTAACAAATGCAGTAGGCGTTATTAAAGAAGAGATGCGTCAATTGGAATCCATCGTAATCGAAGCTGCAGATAATTGTTCTGTACCAGCAGGTGGTGCTCTTGCAGTAGATCGTCATGAATTTTCAGGGTATATTACAGAAAAAGTAAAAAATCATCCACTCGTTGAAGTGATTCATGAAGAAGTAACTGAAATTCCTAAAGACGGAATTACTGTAATTGCTACAGGTCCTTTAACTTCCAAAGCTTTAGCAGAAAAAATTCAAAATATAACTGGCGAAGATTATTTATACTTCTATGATGCTGCAGCTCCAATTATTGAGAAAGACAGCATCGATATGGATAAAGTCTATTTAAAATCACGTTATGATAAAGGTGAAGCGGCTTATTTAAACTGTCCAATGAACAAAGAAGAATTCTATGCTTTTCGCCAAGCCTTGGTAGAGGCTGAAAAGGCTCCATTAAAAGAATTTGAAAAAGAAAAGTATTTTGAGGGTTGTATGCCAATTGAAGTAATGGCGGAGCGTGGTGAAAAAACAATGCTGTTTGGTCCGATGAAACCAGTTGGACTAGAAGATCCGAAAACGGATAAACGTCCGTACGCAGTAGTGCAACTTCGTCAGGATGATGCAGCAGGTACACTTTACAATATCGTAGGCTTCCAAACCCACTTAAAATGGGGAGAACAAAAGCGAGTATTCTCAATGATCCCAGGTTTGGAAAACGTTGAAATTGTGCGCTATGGTGTTATGCATCGTAATACTTTTATTAATTCACCGAAAGTGTTGGCTCCAACATATCAATTAAAAAGTCATCCGAATATTTTCTTCGCAGGTCAAATGACAGGTGTTGAAGGATATGTTGAATCAGCTGGTAGTGGATTAATTGCAGGGGTAAATGCAGCTCATTTAGCATTAGAACAGGAGTTATGTATTTTCCCAGCGGAAACAGCTTTGGGAAGTATGGCTCGATATATTACTGAAGCAGATTCAAAACATTTCCAACCAATGAATGTTAACTTTGGATTATTTCCTTCATTAGGAGAAAAGATCAAATCAAAACAAGAACGCGGAGAAAAACAGGCAGAGCGCGCATTAAATGCTTTACGTAATTTCAAAGCATTAACAAATATTTAA
- the sucC gene encoding ADP-forming succinate--CoA ligase subunit beta codes for MNIHEYQGKEILRQYGVSVPTGRVAFSPEEAVKVAKELDSKVIVVKAQIHAGGRGKAGGVKIAKNLDEVRSYAKELLGKVLVTHQTGPEGKEVKRLYIEAGSDIKKEYYLSFLVDRATSRVTVMGSEEGGMDIEEVAAETPEKIFKEVVDPVLGLTGFQARRLAFNMNIPDNLINKTANLMLGLYKAFTEKDASVLEINPLAITGDGEVQALDAKFNFDSNALYRHKDIVELRDFDEEDQKEIEASKYDLNYVTLDGSIGCMVNGAGLAMSTMDTISFYGGSPANFLDVGGGATAEKVTEAFKIILSDPNVKGIFVNIFGGIMKCDVIAEGVIVAAKEVGLNVPLVVRLEGTNVNLGKKLLNDSGLNIIAADSMADGAQKIVELVG; via the coding sequence ATGAATATCCATGAATATCAAGGAAAGGAAATTCTTCGTCAATATGGGGTATCGGTTCCTACTGGTCGAGTTGCTTTCTCACCAGAAGAAGCAGTTAAAGTTGCGAAAGAATTAGATTCCAAAGTTATAGTAGTAAAGGCACAAATCCATGCAGGTGGTCGTGGGAAAGCAGGCGGTGTTAAAATCGCCAAAAATTTAGATGAAGTAAGATCTTATGCAAAAGAATTACTAGGTAAAGTGCTTGTCACACACCAAACAGGTCCTGAAGGGAAAGAAGTCAAACGCCTATACATAGAGGCTGGTTCAGACATCAAGAAAGAATACTATCTTAGTTTTTTAGTAGACCGTGCAACTTCAAGAGTAACTGTAATGGGCTCAGAAGAAGGCGGCATGGATATTGAAGAGGTAGCAGCAGAAACGCCTGAGAAAATTTTTAAAGAAGTTGTGGACCCAGTATTAGGTTTGACTGGATTCCAAGCAAGACGCCTTGCTTTTAATATGAATATTCCTGATAATTTGATTAATAAAACTGCTAATCTAATGCTAGGTTTATATAAAGCGTTTACAGAAAAAGATGCATCAGTTCTTGAAATTAATCCACTTGCTATAACAGGAGATGGAGAAGTCCAAGCATTAGATGCAAAGTTTAATTTTGATAGCAATGCATTATATCGCCATAAAGATATAGTTGAACTTCGAGATTTTGATGAAGAAGATCAAAAGGAAATTGAAGCTTCAAAATATGATTTAAACTATGTGACTTTGGATGGTAGTATTGGTTGTATGGTAAATGGCGCCGGTCTTGCTATGTCTACAATGGATACAATTAGTTTCTATGGTGGTAGTCCGGCTAACTTCCTTGATGTTGGCGGTGGCGCTACTGCAGAAAAAGTAACAGAAGCTTTTAAAATAATACTATCAGATCCAAATGTTAAGGGCATTTTTGTTAACATTTTTGGTGGTATTATGAAATGTGATGTGATTGCAGAAGGTGTAATCGTAGCAGCGAAAGAAGTCGGTTTAAATGTACCATTAGTTGTTCGACTTGAAGGTACGAATGTAAATTTAGGTAAAAAATTGTTAAATGATTCAGGATTAAACATCATTGCTGCAGATTCAATGGCTGATGGTGCTCAAAAAATTGTGGAACTTGTAGGTTAA
- the sucD gene encoding succinate--CoA ligase subunit alpha produces the protein MSIYINKDTKVMVQGITGSTALFHTKQMLDYGTKIVAGVTPGKAGTSVEGVPVFNTVREAVNTTGANVSVIYVPAPFAADAILEAVDADLDMVICITEHIPVLDMVKVKRYMEGKKTRLIGPNCPGVITADECKIGIMPGYIHTKGHVGVVSRSGTLTYEAVHQLTVEGIGQSTAVGIGGDPVNGTNFIDVLKEFEADPDTYGVIMIGEIGGTAEEEAAEWIKANMTKPVVGFIGGQTAPPGKRMGHAGAIISGGTGTAAEKIKVMNACGIEVAETPAVIGETFIRVIKEKGLYEKCKTL, from the coding sequence ATGAGTATTTATATCAACAAAGATACAAAAGTAATGGTGCAAGGTATTACAGGTTCGACAGCTCTTTTCCATACAAAACAAATGCTTGACTATGGTACTAAAATCGTAGCAGGTGTCACTCCAGGAAAGGCTGGAACATCTGTTGAAGGTGTACCGGTATTTAATACAGTTCGTGAAGCAGTTAATACAACAGGAGCAAATGTTTCTGTTATTTATGTTCCAGCACCATTTGCAGCAGATGCAATCCTTGAAGCAGTTGATGCAGATTTAGATATGGTTATTTGTATTACAGAACATATTCCTGTTCTTGATATGGTAAAAGTAAAACGTTATATGGAAGGTAAAAAAACACGTCTAATAGGTCCTAACTGTCCAGGTGTAATTACTGCAGATGAATGTAAAATCGGTATTATGCCAGGATATATTCACACAAAAGGACATGTAGGTGTTGTTTCTCGTTCTGGAACTTTAACTTATGAAGCAGTACATCAATTAACAGTAGAGGGAATTGGCCAGTCAACAGCTGTTGGGATTGGTGGGGACCCTGTTAACGGTACAAACTTTATCGATGTATTAAAAGAGTTTGAAGCAGATCCTGACACTTATGGTGTCATTATGATTGGTGAGATTGGTGGTACAGCAGAGGAAGAAGCTGCTGAATGGATTAAAGCTAATATGACAAAACCTGTAGTTGGATTCATTGGAGGTCAAACTGCGCCTCCAGGAAAACGTATGGGGCATGCTGGGGCTATTATATCGGGCGGTACAGGTACTGCAGCAGAAAAGATTAAAGTAATGAATGCATGCGGGATTGAAGTTGCTGAAACACCTGCGGTAATTGGTGAGACATTTATTCGCGTCATTAAAGAAAAAGGCTTGTACGAAAAGTGTAAAACCCTTTAA
- the hslV gene encoding ATP-dependent protease subunit HslV has translation MDLHATTIFAIQHNGQSAMAGDGQVTLGNSVVMKHTAKKVRRLYNGKVLAGFAGSVADAFTLFEMFESRLMEYNGNLQRAAVEVAKQWRGDKMLQKLEALLLVMNSETLLLVSGSGEVIEPDDGILAIGSGGNYALSAGRALKQYAGDQMTAKEIAKASLEIAADICVFTNHNIIVEDLNV, from the coding sequence ATGGATTTGCACGCAACAACAATATTTGCTATTCAACACAATGGTCAAAGTGCTATGGCTGGTGATGGTCAAGTCACACTAGGAAATTCTGTAGTGATGAAACATACTGCTAAAAAAGTACGTCGTTTATATAACGGGAAGGTACTTGCAGGTTTTGCAGGTTCTGTAGCTGATGCCTTTACATTGTTTGAAATGTTCGAAAGTAGATTGATGGAATATAACGGAAATTTACAACGTGCTGCTGTTGAAGTAGCAAAACAATGGCGTGGTGATAAAATGCTCCAAAAGCTGGAAGCACTATTGCTTGTAATGAACAGTGAGACATTGTTGCTAGTTTCAGGTTCTGGCGAAGTAATCGAACCAGATGACGGAATTTTAGCAATAGGTTCTGGTGGAAATTATGCATTGTCAGCTGGTAGAGCATTAAAACAGTATGCTGGAGATCAAATGACGGCGAAAGAAATCGCAAAGGCATCTTTGGAGATTGCGGCAGATATTTGTGTATTTACAAACCATAATATTATTGTGGAGGATCTAAACGTATGA
- a CDS encoding EscU/YscU/HrcU family type III secretion system export apparatus switch protein, which produces MTNEKKIRKEAVALSFNPANSDAPQVIAKGKGRIAENILEQAEIHNIPIQEDASLVQLLGQLDLNESIPEELYQAVAEVFAFVYRLDQLHEKFPNKKH; this is translated from the coding sequence ATGACCAATGAAAAGAAAATACGAAAAGAAGCCGTTGCGCTATCGTTTAATCCAGCAAATTCAGATGCTCCACAAGTTATTGCAAAAGGAAAAGGGCGTATTGCTGAAAATATTTTGGAACAAGCAGAGATTCATAACATACCAATACAAGAGGACGCTAGCTTAGTGCAATTATTAGGACAACTAGATTTAAATGAATCAATTCCTGAAGAGCTATATCAAGCGGTAGCAGAGGTATTTGCTTTCGTCTATCGTCTGGATCAATTACATGAAAAATTTCCAAATAAAAAACACTAA